One Chloroflexota bacterium DNA segment encodes these proteins:
- a CDS encoding ABC transporter ATP-binding protein/permease, with translation MAKREFSVEHEYNYPRSSSIRWIIAHVWRYWFLACVVLLCFLGSWVTYSQARVVIGAVAAMLEVPFDAAELLRLSLIILALLVGDGFCLWFGSLAGETIAARFEADAREELYISLLGKSQAYHDRQRVGDLMARATDDTSQLASMIVPGSTMIFESILGIVVPLAYIGFIKLELLLVPLGFVACYIIAVRRYVRRLNPVVAEQREQFGKLNAGLEETISGIEVVKASAREGFERLKYRRHARGFRDLFVQQGRIEARYIPLLLFGITFGLTFLHTMILFDQNRISIADIIAVMSLIGLLRFPTFISLFAFTLVQTGIASAGRILGVIKEETELDENTQGHQAAIKGELRFENVQFGYEAQPILHDVSFSVKPGQTVAIVGQTGSGKSALTQLVNRTYDVQSGRVLIDGIDVREWNLDTLRSQISKIEQDVFLFSRTIGENIAFGAPSASREQIIEAAKAAQAHDFISSFVNGYDTEIGERGVTLSGGQRQRIALARAFLSNPRILILDDSTSAIDSATEDQIQRAIREAQRGRTTLLITHRLSQIRWADVILVLDGGRIVAAGSHEQLLRSSSHYRRIFARYESSLPPIEAAVLA, from the coding sequence ATGGCCAAACGTGAATTTTCGGTTGAACATGAATATAACTACCCGCGAAGTAGCTCAATTCGCTGGATTATAGCGCATGTTTGGCGCTATTGGTTTTTAGCTTGTGTAGTGTTACTGTGTTTTCTTGGGTCGTGGGTGACCTACTCGCAAGCACGGGTTGTGATCGGCGCTGTGGCGGCCATGCTAGAAGTGCCCTTCGATGCTGCCGAGTTGCTGCGGCTTTCGCTGATTATCCTAGCCTTGTTGGTTGGCGATGGTTTTTGTTTGTGGTTTGGCAGTTTGGCAGGCGAAACAATTGCCGCCCGTTTCGAGGCCGATGCCCGCGAAGAGCTGTATATCAGTTTGCTCGGCAAAAGCCAAGCCTACCACGACCGTCAACGGGTCGGCGATTTGATGGCCCGCGCCACCGATGATACTAGCCAACTTGCCAGCATGATTGTGCCTGGCAGTACCATGATTTTTGAAAGTATTTTGGGGATTGTGGTTCCGCTGGCCTATATTGGTTTTATTAAACTTGAGTTATTGTTAGTCCCATTGGGATTTGTGGCCTGTTATATCATCGCGGTACGGCGCTATGTGCGACGCTTGAATCCAGTGGTAGCTGAGCAGCGCGAACAGTTTGGCAAGCTCAATGCTGGCCTCGAAGAAACCATCTCAGGGATTGAAGTGGTTAAGGCCAGTGCCCGCGAAGGCTTTGAACGCCTCAAATATCGCCGTCATGCGCGAGGCTTTCGCGATTTGTTTGTCCAGCAAGGCCGAATCGAAGCCCGTTATATTCCACTTTTGCTGTTTGGCATCACCTTTGGCCTGACCTTTTTGCACACGATGATCTTATTCGATCAAAACCGGATCAGCATTGCCGATATTATTGCCGTGATGAGCTTAATTGGCTTGTTGCGCTTCCCAACCTTTATCTCATTATTTGCCTTTACCTTGGTGCAAACCGGAATCGCCAGCGCAGGCCGGATTTTGGGTGTAATTAAAGAGGAAACTGAGCTAGACGAAAATACCCAAGGCCATCAAGCAGCGATTAAAGGCGAATTGCGCTTTGAAAATGTGCAATTTGGCTATGAAGCTCAACCGATTTTGCATGATGTTTCGTTCAGCGTCAAACCTGGCCAAACCGTGGCGATCGTTGGCCAAACTGGCTCAGGCAAAAGTGCCCTAACCCAGTTAGTCAACCGCACTTACGATGTGCAATCTGGTCGGGTATTAATTGATGGCATTGATGTGCGCGAGTGGAATTTAGATACATTACGCTCACAAATCTCGAAAATTGAGCAAGATGTGTTCTTGTTTTCGCGCACAATTGGCGAGAATATTGCGTTTGGTGCGCCCAGCGCCAGCCGTGAACAAATTATCGAAGCAGCCAAAGCGGCTCAAGCCCACGATTTTATCAGTTCATTCGTCAATGGCTACGATACCGAGATTGGTGAGCGTGGCGTGACGCTCTCTGGTGGGCAACGCCAGCGCATCGCCCTGGCACGGGCCTTTTTGAGCAACCCGCGCATCCTCATTTTGGACGATTCGACGAGTGCGATCGATAGCGCGACCGAAGATCAAATTCAGCGGGCGATTCGTGAGGCACAGCGTGGCCGCACCACCTTGCTGATTACCCACCGCCTTTCGCAAATTCGCTGGGCCGATGTGATTTTGGTGCTCGATGGTGGGCGAATTGTGGCAGCAGGTAGCCATGAACAACTGCTACGCAGCTCAAGCCACTACCGTCGGATCTTTGCCCGTTATGAAAGCTCGCTGCCGCCGATTGAAGCCGCCGTATTGGCCTAA